One genomic window of Eleginops maclovinus isolate JMC-PN-2008 ecotype Puerto Natales chromosome 12, JC_Emac_rtc_rv5, whole genome shotgun sequence includes the following:
- the ykt6 gene encoding synaptobrevin homolog YKT6 produces MKLYSISIHHKGATKANLLKSAYDLSSFSFFQRSSVQEFMTFTSALIVERTSQGSRASVKEQEYLCHVYVRNDNLSAVVIADTEYPQRVCFTLLDKVLEEFSRQVNSIDWPSGNPDTINYKALDIHLSKYQNPREADAMTKVQAELDETKIILHNTMESLLERGEKLDDLVAKSEHLGNQSKAFYKTARKQNSCCEIM; encoded by the exons ATGAAGCTCTACAGCATCAGCATCCACCACAAAGGAGCGACCAAAGCTAACCTCCTCAAATCGGCCTACGACCTGTCCTCCTTTAGCTTCTTTCAGCGCTCCAG TGTTCAGGAGTTCATGACCTTCACCAGTGCCTTGATTGTTGAACGGACATCACAAGGAAGTCGTGCCTCCGTCAAAGAGCAAG AGTACCTGTGCCATGTGTATGTAAGAAATGACAACCTGAGTGCTGTGGTCATCGCAGATACTGAATACCCACAGAGAGTCTGTTTCACATTGCTAGACAAG gTATTAGAAGAATTCTCCAGACAAGTGAACAGTATAGACTGGCCCTCTGGTAATCCTGACACCATCAACTACAAAGCCTTGGATATTCACCTTTCTAAATACCAG AACCCCAGGGAAGCAGATGCAATGACCAAAGTGCAGGCAGAGCTGGATGAGACAAAAATCATTTTG CACAACACCATGGAAAGTCTtttggagagaggagagaagttgGATGATCTTGTGGCAAAGTCGGAGCACCTGGGAAACCAGTCCAAAGCCTTTTACAAGACT GCACGGAAACAGAACTCCTGCTGTGAAATCATGTGA